A portion of the Musa acuminata AAA Group cultivar baxijiao chromosome BXJ1-1, Cavendish_Baxijiao_AAA, whole genome shotgun sequence genome contains these proteins:
- the LOC103986359 gene encoding pentatricopeptide repeat-containing protein At4g02750 isoform X2, with the protein MLLDDSLIYIFSVMMDFTRRFHAAVAASNPPSVLNPTKRRRTTKRRRTTKRGKNPPPLASDSEVVRWNKDITAHMRHGRMAAAAAIFRRMPRCTTVSWNAMLSGYLSNGCFSLALRLFDAIPDPDLVSFNTMIHGYVLNRDLASARRLFDQMPVKGTVTWNTMISAYAQSGLVEEAREIFDRTPHKNAISWNAILAAYVQNGRLELARRLFDSNSDWGTVSWNAMIAGYVQRRSLAEALQLFDRMPERDIVSWNTLISGYAQNGDMSVATRLFDESPSRDVFTWTAMVSGYAQNGMLEDARRVFDEMPERNSVSWNAMIAAYVQCQKMDQAKELFDVMPCRNVNSWNSMITGYAQAGMVERARWIFDTMPQRDSVSWAAMIAGYSQEGSSGEALQLFIEMGRYGERINRSSFTCVLSTCADISMLECGNQVHGRLVKAGYGMGCFVGNALLAMYCKCGSIDEAYEAFEEMTEKDVVSWNTMIAGYARHGYGKEALKVFNLMRMTDTRPDDVTMVGVLSACSHAGLVDKGINYFYTMHRDFGVTAKAEHYTCMIDLLGRAGRLDDAQALMKDMPFEPDATMWGALLGASRIHRNTELGEKAAKRIFEMEPDNAGMYVLLSNIYATSGKWANVNKMRVMMRERGVKKVPGFSWIEANNKVHTFSVGDMLHPEKDKIYAFLEELDMKMKKEGYVSATEMVLHDVEEEEKEHMLKYHSEKLAVAFGILNVPSGKPIRVIKNLRVCEDCHNAVKFISVIENRLIILRDSNRFHHFSGGSCSCGDYW; encoded by the exons ATGCTATTGGATGATTCACTTATTTACATTTTTTCCGTCATGATG GACTTCACCCGCCGCTTCCACGCGGCCGTTGCCGCCTCCAACCCACCCTCCGTCTTGAACCCAACCAAGCGTCGCCGGACTACCAAGCGTCGCCGGACTACCAAGCGCGGCAAGAACCCGCCTCCTCTGGCGTCCGACTCCGAGGTTGTGCGATGGAACAAGGACATCACCGCCCACATGCGCCACGGCCgaatggccgccgccgccgccatcttCCGCCGCATGCCCCGATGCACCACCGTCTCATGGAACGCCATGCTCTCCGGATACCTCTCCAACGGCTGCTTCTCCCTCGCCCTCCGCCTGTTCGACGCCATTCCGGACCCGGATCTTGTGTCCTTCAACACTATGATCCACGGCTATGTCCTCAACCGCGACCTTGCCTCCGCCCGCCGCCTCTTCGACCAAATGCCCGTGAAGGGCACCGTTACTTGGAACACCATGATCTCCGCTTACGCCCAGAGCGGCCTCGTCGAGGAGGCTCGCGAGATCTTCGACCGCACGCCCCACAAGAATGCCATCTCTTGGAACGCCATCCTTGCTGCCTACGTGCAGAACGGACGCCTGGAGTTGGCGCGGCGGCTCTTTGACTCGAATTCTGACTGGGGGACCGTATCTTGGAATGCGATGATCGCTGGTTATGTGCAAAGGAGGAGTCTTGCCGAAGCCCTGCAGCTCTTTGATCGGATGCCGGAGAGGGACATCGTTTCGTGGAACACCTTAATCTCGGGTTATGCCCAGAATGGGGATATGTCTGTAGCAACGAGGCTTTTTGACGAATCTCCTTCTCGGGATGTCTTCACTTGGACTGCCATGGTTTCTGGGTATGCACAGAATGGGATGCTGGAAGACGCAAGGAGGGTGTTTGACGAGATGCCAGAGAGGAACTCAGTTTCATGGAATGCCATGATTGCAGCATACGTGCAGTGCCAGAAGATGGATCAGGCAAAGGAACTGTTCGATGTGATGCCTTGTAGGAATGTCAACTCCTGGAACTCGATGATTACTGGGTATGCTCAGGCTGGGATGGTCGAACGGGCAAGGTGGATCTTTGATACAATGCCACAGAGGGATTCAGTCTCATGGGCTGCCATGATTGCTGGTTATTCTCAGGAGGGGTCCAGTGGGGAAGCTCTGCAGCTGTTCATAGAGATGGGTAGGTATGGTGAGAGAATAAATAGGTCGTCATTTACGTGTGTGTTGAGCACATGTGCTGACATTTCGATGTTGGAGTGTGGCAACCAAGTGCATGGGAGGCTTGTTAAGGCTGGATATGGAATGGGCTGCTTTGTTGGAAATGCCCTCCTTGCAATGTATTGCAAATGTGGGAGCATAGATGAGGCCTATGAGGCATTCGAGGAGATGACAGAGAAGGATGTGGTTTCATGGAACACTATGATCGCTGGTTATGCTCGACATGGGTATGGAAAGGAGGCATTAAAAGTCTTCAATTTGATGAGAATGACAGATACAAGACCAGATGATGTGACCATG GTCGGAGTCTTATCTGCATGTAGTCATGCTGGATTGGTGGATAAAGGCATCAATTACTTTTATACTATGCATAGAGATTTTGGTGTAACAGCAAAAGCAGAACACTATACTTGCATGATAGATCTTCTTGGCAGAGCTGGACGTCTAGATGATGCTCAGGCTCTTATGAAGGACATGCCATTTGAACCGGATGCAACTATGTGGGGTGCATTATTGGGTGCAAGCAGGATTCATAGGAACACTGAACTGGGAGAGAAGGCAGCAAAAAGGATCTTTGAGATGGAACCTGATAATGCTGGAATGTACGTACTTCTTTCAAATATATATGCAACATCTGGTAAATGGGCTAATGTCAATAAGATGAGAGTGATGATGCGGGAAAGGGGTGTAAAAAAGGTACCTGGTTTTAGTTGGATTGAGGCAAACAATAAAGTGCATACATTTTCTGTTGGGGACATGCTGCACCCTGAGAAGGATAAGATATATGCTTTTCTTGAGGAATTGGATATGAAAATGAAAAAGGAAGGCTATGTATCAGCTACAGAAATGGTTTTGCATGAcgtggaagaggaagagaaagaacacATGCTCAAATATCACAGTGAAAAGCTAGCAGTTGCATTCGGTATTTTAAATGTGCCATCCGGAAAGCCAATTCGAGTAATCAAGAACCTTAGAGTATGTGAAGACTGTCACAATGCTGTTAAGTTCATATCTGTGATCGAGAATAGATTGATCATTTTGCGAGATTCTAACCGTTTTCACCATTTTAGTGGTGGCTCATGTTCATGTGGGGATTACTGGTGA
- the LOC135627308 gene encoding eukaryotic translation initiation factor 3 subunit D-like, with product MGFDVGTVPLNPDGWGPPETPASPLLSKHDGAAHPANIPFAPFSRSEKLGRVADWTRNSNFAANPSRSAGGGRDAVFDFALDESSALAGAATDDSSFRLVDGKPPPRPKFGPRWRFQQRPQLPQRRDEEVEARKREAEKERARRDRLYHLNHRFSSSAGGHGPRRDTPAPKSSVDIQPEWTMLDQIPFSTFSKLSFSVPDPPEDLLVCGALEFYDRSFDRVNPKNERRLERFKSRNFFKVTTTDDPVIRRLAADDKATVFATDVILSALMCSPRSVSSWDIVIQRVGNKLFFDKREGSQLDLLSVNETSQEALPDAKEDINSAYSLAIEATYVNQNFSQQVLVRDGNKVTFDEPNPFATEGEEVASVAYRYRRWKLDEDTHLVARCEVHSVTDVKGQRAFMTLNALNEFDPKYTGVDWRQKLETQRGAVLATELKNNTNKLAKWTAQALLAGADLMKLGYVSRVHPRDHFNHVILSVIGYKPRDFAAQINLNTSNMWGIVKSIVDLCMKLNEGKYVLVKDPVKPQVRIYEVPADAFENEYVEEPLPEEEQVQPPAEEDATANAMDAAAEAEANSAAGAAEEEKDVSASTV from the coding sequence ATGGGCTTCGACGTCGGCACCGTCCCCTTGAACCCCGACGGTTGGGGTCCGCCGGAGACGCCCGCCTCCCCGCTCCTCAGCAAGCACGACGGCGCCGCTCACCCGGCCAACATTCCCTTCGCCCCCTTCTCCCGATCCGAGAAGCTCGGCCGCGTTGCGGACTGGACCCGCAACTCCAACTTTGCCGCCAATCCTTCCCGATCTGCCGGCGGCGGCCGCGACGCCGTCTTCGACTTCGCTCTCGACGAGTCCTCCGCCCTCGCCGGCGCGGCCACCGATGACTCGTCCTTCCGCCTCGTTGACGGTAAGCCCCCTCCTCGCCCCAAGTTCGGCCCTCGCTGGCGCTTCCAGCAGCGCCCGCAGCTGCCGCAGCGCCGCGACGAGGAGGTTGAGGCTCGGAAGCGCGAGGCCGAGAAGGAGCGCGCCCGCCGCGATCGCCTCTATCACCTCAACCATCGCTTCTCCTCGTCCGCCGGCGGTCACGGTCCTCGCCGGGACACCCCCGCCCCCAAGTCCTCCGTCGACATCCAGCCCGAGTGGACCATGCTGGATCAGATCCCCTTCTCCACCTTCTCTAAGCTCTCCTTTTCCGTCCCCGATCCGCCCGAGGACCTCCTCGTCTGTGGCGCCCTCGAGTTCTACGACCGCTCCTTCGACCGCGTCAATCCCAAGAACGAGCGCCGCCTTGAGCGCTTCAAGTCCCGCAACTTCTTCAAGGTCACAACCACCGACGACCCCGTCATCCGCCGTCTCGCCGCTGATGACAAGGCCACCGTCTTCGCCACCGACGTCATCCTCTCTGCTCTCATGTGCTCCCCGCGGTCCGTGTCATCCTGGGACATTGTCATCCAGCGCGTCGGCAACAAGCTCTTCTTTGACAAGCGCGAGGGGTCTCAACTGGACCTCCTCTCCGTCAACGAGACCTCGCAGGAGGCACTCCCCGATGCCAAGGAGGACATTAACTCTGCCTACTCCCTCGCCATTGAGGCCACTTACGTCAACCAGAACTTCTCGCAGCAGGTCCTTGTGCGTGATGGCAACAAGGTTACGTTTGATGAACCTAACCCCTTTGCTACTGAAGGCGAGGAGGTCGCCTCTGTTGCATACCGGTACCGCCGCTGGAAGCTCGATGAGGATACTCACCTCGTCGCACGCTGTGAGGTGCACAGTGTGACTGACGTCAAGGGGCAACGAGCCTTCATGACCCTGAACGCTCTCAATGAGTTTGATCCGAAGTACACGGGGGTAGACTGGAGGCAGAAACTTGAGACACAGAGGGGAGCAGTTCTCGCCACCGAGCTCAAGAACAACACCAACAAGCTAGCCAAGTGGACCGCTCAAGCCCTCCTTGCAGGCGCTGACCTGATGAAACTGGGTTATGTCTCTAGAGTCCATCCCCGGGACCACTTTAACCATGTTATCTTGAGTGTGATCGGCTACAAGCCAAGGGATTTTGCCGCTCAGATCAACCTCAATACGTCGAACATGTGGGGGATTGTAAAATCGATCGTAGACCTTTGCATGAAGCTAAATGAAGGGAAATATGTGCTTGTGAAGGACCCTGTCAAGCCGCAGGTAAGGATCTATGAGGTGCCGGCCGATGCATTTGAGAATGAGTATGTGGAGGAGCCACTGCCAGAGGAGGAGCAGGTGCAGCCGCCTGCAGAGGAAGATGCCACCGCCAATGCTATGGATGCAGCAGCAGAAGCAGAGGCCAATTCTGCTGCTGGAGCagcagaggaggagaaggatgtTAGCGCTTCCACTGTCTGA
- the LOC103986359 gene encoding pentatricopeptide repeat-containing protein At4g02750 isoform X1 — protein sequence MIATGLRASLSIVTLDFTRRFHAAVAASNPPSVLNPTKRRRTTKRRRTTKRGKNPPPLASDSEVVRWNKDITAHMRHGRMAAAAAIFRRMPRCTTVSWNAMLSGYLSNGCFSLALRLFDAIPDPDLVSFNTMIHGYVLNRDLASARRLFDQMPVKGTVTWNTMISAYAQSGLVEEAREIFDRTPHKNAISWNAILAAYVQNGRLELARRLFDSNSDWGTVSWNAMIAGYVQRRSLAEALQLFDRMPERDIVSWNTLISGYAQNGDMSVATRLFDESPSRDVFTWTAMVSGYAQNGMLEDARRVFDEMPERNSVSWNAMIAAYVQCQKMDQAKELFDVMPCRNVNSWNSMITGYAQAGMVERARWIFDTMPQRDSVSWAAMIAGYSQEGSSGEALQLFIEMGRYGERINRSSFTCVLSTCADISMLECGNQVHGRLVKAGYGMGCFVGNALLAMYCKCGSIDEAYEAFEEMTEKDVVSWNTMIAGYARHGYGKEALKVFNLMRMTDTRPDDVTMVGVLSACSHAGLVDKGINYFYTMHRDFGVTAKAEHYTCMIDLLGRAGRLDDAQALMKDMPFEPDATMWGALLGASRIHRNTELGEKAAKRIFEMEPDNAGMYVLLSNIYATSGKWANVNKMRVMMRERGVKKVPGFSWIEANNKVHTFSVGDMLHPEKDKIYAFLEELDMKMKKEGYVSATEMVLHDVEEEEKEHMLKYHSEKLAVAFGILNVPSGKPIRVIKNLRVCEDCHNAVKFISVIENRLIILRDSNRFHHFSGGSCSCGDYW from the exons ATGATTGCCACTGGATTAAGAGCTTCGTTATCAATTGTCACTTTG GACTTCACCCGCCGCTTCCACGCGGCCGTTGCCGCCTCCAACCCACCCTCCGTCTTGAACCCAACCAAGCGTCGCCGGACTACCAAGCGTCGCCGGACTACCAAGCGCGGCAAGAACCCGCCTCCTCTGGCGTCCGACTCCGAGGTTGTGCGATGGAACAAGGACATCACCGCCCACATGCGCCACGGCCgaatggccgccgccgccgccatcttCCGCCGCATGCCCCGATGCACCACCGTCTCATGGAACGCCATGCTCTCCGGATACCTCTCCAACGGCTGCTTCTCCCTCGCCCTCCGCCTGTTCGACGCCATTCCGGACCCGGATCTTGTGTCCTTCAACACTATGATCCACGGCTATGTCCTCAACCGCGACCTTGCCTCCGCCCGCCGCCTCTTCGACCAAATGCCCGTGAAGGGCACCGTTACTTGGAACACCATGATCTCCGCTTACGCCCAGAGCGGCCTCGTCGAGGAGGCTCGCGAGATCTTCGACCGCACGCCCCACAAGAATGCCATCTCTTGGAACGCCATCCTTGCTGCCTACGTGCAGAACGGACGCCTGGAGTTGGCGCGGCGGCTCTTTGACTCGAATTCTGACTGGGGGACCGTATCTTGGAATGCGATGATCGCTGGTTATGTGCAAAGGAGGAGTCTTGCCGAAGCCCTGCAGCTCTTTGATCGGATGCCGGAGAGGGACATCGTTTCGTGGAACACCTTAATCTCGGGTTATGCCCAGAATGGGGATATGTCTGTAGCAACGAGGCTTTTTGACGAATCTCCTTCTCGGGATGTCTTCACTTGGACTGCCATGGTTTCTGGGTATGCACAGAATGGGATGCTGGAAGACGCAAGGAGGGTGTTTGACGAGATGCCAGAGAGGAACTCAGTTTCATGGAATGCCATGATTGCAGCATACGTGCAGTGCCAGAAGATGGATCAGGCAAAGGAACTGTTCGATGTGATGCCTTGTAGGAATGTCAACTCCTGGAACTCGATGATTACTGGGTATGCTCAGGCTGGGATGGTCGAACGGGCAAGGTGGATCTTTGATACAATGCCACAGAGGGATTCAGTCTCATGGGCTGCCATGATTGCTGGTTATTCTCAGGAGGGGTCCAGTGGGGAAGCTCTGCAGCTGTTCATAGAGATGGGTAGGTATGGTGAGAGAATAAATAGGTCGTCATTTACGTGTGTGTTGAGCACATGTGCTGACATTTCGATGTTGGAGTGTGGCAACCAAGTGCATGGGAGGCTTGTTAAGGCTGGATATGGAATGGGCTGCTTTGTTGGAAATGCCCTCCTTGCAATGTATTGCAAATGTGGGAGCATAGATGAGGCCTATGAGGCATTCGAGGAGATGACAGAGAAGGATGTGGTTTCATGGAACACTATGATCGCTGGTTATGCTCGACATGGGTATGGAAAGGAGGCATTAAAAGTCTTCAATTTGATGAGAATGACAGATACAAGACCAGATGATGTGACCATG GTCGGAGTCTTATCTGCATGTAGTCATGCTGGATTGGTGGATAAAGGCATCAATTACTTTTATACTATGCATAGAGATTTTGGTGTAACAGCAAAAGCAGAACACTATACTTGCATGATAGATCTTCTTGGCAGAGCTGGACGTCTAGATGATGCTCAGGCTCTTATGAAGGACATGCCATTTGAACCGGATGCAACTATGTGGGGTGCATTATTGGGTGCAAGCAGGATTCATAGGAACACTGAACTGGGAGAGAAGGCAGCAAAAAGGATCTTTGAGATGGAACCTGATAATGCTGGAATGTACGTACTTCTTTCAAATATATATGCAACATCTGGTAAATGGGCTAATGTCAATAAGATGAGAGTGATGATGCGGGAAAGGGGTGTAAAAAAGGTACCTGGTTTTAGTTGGATTGAGGCAAACAATAAAGTGCATACATTTTCTGTTGGGGACATGCTGCACCCTGAGAAGGATAAGATATATGCTTTTCTTGAGGAATTGGATATGAAAATGAAAAAGGAAGGCTATGTATCAGCTACAGAAATGGTTTTGCATGAcgtggaagaggaagagaaagaacacATGCTCAAATATCACAGTGAAAAGCTAGCAGTTGCATTCGGTATTTTAAATGTGCCATCCGGAAAGCCAATTCGAGTAATCAAGAACCTTAGAGTATGTGAAGACTGTCACAATGCTGTTAAGTTCATATCTGTGATCGAGAATAGATTGATCATTTTGCGAGATTCTAACCGTTTTCACCATTTTAGTGGTGGCTCATGTTCATGTGGGGATTACTGGTGA
- the LOC103986359 gene encoding pentatricopeptide repeat-containing protein At4g02750 isoform X3 produces the protein MRHGRMAAAAAIFRRMPRCTTVSWNAMLSGYLSNGCFSLALRLFDAIPDPDLVSFNTMIHGYVLNRDLASARRLFDQMPVKGTVTWNTMISAYAQSGLVEEAREIFDRTPHKNAISWNAILAAYVQNGRLELARRLFDSNSDWGTVSWNAMIAGYVQRRSLAEALQLFDRMPERDIVSWNTLISGYAQNGDMSVATRLFDESPSRDVFTWTAMVSGYAQNGMLEDARRVFDEMPERNSVSWNAMIAAYVQCQKMDQAKELFDVMPCRNVNSWNSMITGYAQAGMVERARWIFDTMPQRDSVSWAAMIAGYSQEGSSGEALQLFIEMGRYGERINRSSFTCVLSTCADISMLECGNQVHGRLVKAGYGMGCFVGNALLAMYCKCGSIDEAYEAFEEMTEKDVVSWNTMIAGYARHGYGKEALKVFNLMRMTDTRPDDVTMVGVLSACSHAGLVDKGINYFYTMHRDFGVTAKAEHYTCMIDLLGRAGRLDDAQALMKDMPFEPDATMWGALLGASRIHRNTELGEKAAKRIFEMEPDNAGMYVLLSNIYATSGKWANVNKMRVMMRERGVKKVPGFSWIEANNKVHTFSVGDMLHPEKDKIYAFLEELDMKMKKEGYVSATEMVLHDVEEEEKEHMLKYHSEKLAVAFGILNVPSGKPIRVIKNLRVCEDCHNAVKFISVIENRLIILRDSNRFHHFSGGSCSCGDYW, from the exons ATGCGCCACGGCCgaatggccgccgccgccgccatcttCCGCCGCATGCCCCGATGCACCACCGTCTCATGGAACGCCATGCTCTCCGGATACCTCTCCAACGGCTGCTTCTCCCTCGCCCTCCGCCTGTTCGACGCCATTCCGGACCCGGATCTTGTGTCCTTCAACACTATGATCCACGGCTATGTCCTCAACCGCGACCTTGCCTCCGCCCGCCGCCTCTTCGACCAAATGCCCGTGAAGGGCACCGTTACTTGGAACACCATGATCTCCGCTTACGCCCAGAGCGGCCTCGTCGAGGAGGCTCGCGAGATCTTCGACCGCACGCCCCACAAGAATGCCATCTCTTGGAACGCCATCCTTGCTGCCTACGTGCAGAACGGACGCCTGGAGTTGGCGCGGCGGCTCTTTGACTCGAATTCTGACTGGGGGACCGTATCTTGGAATGCGATGATCGCTGGTTATGTGCAAAGGAGGAGTCTTGCCGAAGCCCTGCAGCTCTTTGATCGGATGCCGGAGAGGGACATCGTTTCGTGGAACACCTTAATCTCGGGTTATGCCCAGAATGGGGATATGTCTGTAGCAACGAGGCTTTTTGACGAATCTCCTTCTCGGGATGTCTTCACTTGGACTGCCATGGTTTCTGGGTATGCACAGAATGGGATGCTGGAAGACGCAAGGAGGGTGTTTGACGAGATGCCAGAGAGGAACTCAGTTTCATGGAATGCCATGATTGCAGCATACGTGCAGTGCCAGAAGATGGATCAGGCAAAGGAACTGTTCGATGTGATGCCTTGTAGGAATGTCAACTCCTGGAACTCGATGATTACTGGGTATGCTCAGGCTGGGATGGTCGAACGGGCAAGGTGGATCTTTGATACAATGCCACAGAGGGATTCAGTCTCATGGGCTGCCATGATTGCTGGTTATTCTCAGGAGGGGTCCAGTGGGGAAGCTCTGCAGCTGTTCATAGAGATGGGTAGGTATGGTGAGAGAATAAATAGGTCGTCATTTACGTGTGTGTTGAGCACATGTGCTGACATTTCGATGTTGGAGTGTGGCAACCAAGTGCATGGGAGGCTTGTTAAGGCTGGATATGGAATGGGCTGCTTTGTTGGAAATGCCCTCCTTGCAATGTATTGCAAATGTGGGAGCATAGATGAGGCCTATGAGGCATTCGAGGAGATGACAGAGAAGGATGTGGTTTCATGGAACACTATGATCGCTGGTTATGCTCGACATGGGTATGGAAAGGAGGCATTAAAAGTCTTCAATTTGATGAGAATGACAGATACAAGACCAGATGATGTGACCATG GTCGGAGTCTTATCTGCATGTAGTCATGCTGGATTGGTGGATAAAGGCATCAATTACTTTTATACTATGCATAGAGATTTTGGTGTAACAGCAAAAGCAGAACACTATACTTGCATGATAGATCTTCTTGGCAGAGCTGGACGTCTAGATGATGCTCAGGCTCTTATGAAGGACATGCCATTTGAACCGGATGCAACTATGTGGGGTGCATTATTGGGTGCAAGCAGGATTCATAGGAACACTGAACTGGGAGAGAAGGCAGCAAAAAGGATCTTTGAGATGGAACCTGATAATGCTGGAATGTACGTACTTCTTTCAAATATATATGCAACATCTGGTAAATGGGCTAATGTCAATAAGATGAGAGTGATGATGCGGGAAAGGGGTGTAAAAAAGGTACCTGGTTTTAGTTGGATTGAGGCAAACAATAAAGTGCATACATTTTCTGTTGGGGACATGCTGCACCCTGAGAAGGATAAGATATATGCTTTTCTTGAGGAATTGGATATGAAAATGAAAAAGGAAGGCTATGTATCAGCTACAGAAATGGTTTTGCATGAcgtggaagaggaagagaaagaacacATGCTCAAATATCACAGTGAAAAGCTAGCAGTTGCATTCGGTATTTTAAATGTGCCATCCGGAAAGCCAATTCGAGTAATCAAGAACCTTAGAGTATGTGAAGACTGTCACAATGCTGTTAAGTTCATATCTGTGATCGAGAATAGATTGATCATTTTGCGAGATTCTAACCGTTTTCACCATTTTAGTGGTGGCTCATGTTCATGTGGGGATTACTGGTGA